In Hallerella succinigenes, the following are encoded in one genomic region:
- a CDS encoding MBL fold metallo-hydrolase: protein MRSLRLIPELLTALGIVTSAVSCTGQSASVDLRAPLPPHHLPDGHFRNIDTSVAPIRDTMEVDSLVPTHRTEVYRLPVVRGNEELWEDSTASSATWIGHATYYIKLQNFGILADPIFSDRASPVQFLFGPKRETPPGRDLDSLPRVDLVLISHDHYDHLDRGSIKDIHKKWPKCIFAVPLKVAEIIEDWGVSRSQIVELDWWEEATVQKVHLTFVPAHHTSRRGAFSSSRNSTLWGGWILEFDEKKLWFAGDIAMGDGSYYKAIAQKFAPIDVAFLPIGSYKPSRYTRVHVSPRQAAQLHLLVGSKKSLAMHWGTFSMVYERLEDPPKDLARARKELNIPDSSFLVPQFGEIVPLFR from the coding sequence ATGCGGTCTTTGAGATTGATTCCTGAACTCCTGACGGCACTCGGTATCGTTACGAGTGCCGTTTCTTGTACTGGACAATCCGCAAGCGTCGACCTCCGGGCTCCTTTACCCCCGCACCACCTTCCCGACGGCCATTTTCGAAATATCGACACCTCCGTCGCCCCGATCCGCGACACCATGGAAGTGGATTCCCTCGTTCCCACCCACCGCACCGAAGTGTACCGCCTCCCGGTTGTACGCGGTAATGAAGAACTCTGGGAAGACTCTACCGCAAGCAGTGCTACTTGGATCGGGCACGCCACCTATTATATCAAACTTCAGAACTTTGGAATCCTCGCCGACCCGATCTTTAGCGACCGAGCATCCCCCGTCCAGTTCCTTTTTGGCCCCAAGCGCGAAACGCCGCCTGGACGTGACCTCGATTCCCTGCCCAGAGTGGACCTCGTCCTGATTTCGCACGACCATTATGACCATTTGGACCGTGGAAGCATCAAGGATATCCACAAAAAATGGCCAAAATGCATCTTTGCGGTTCCGCTCAAAGTCGCCGAAATCATCGAAGACTGGGGAGTTTCCCGGTCGCAAATCGTGGAACTCGACTGGTGGGAAGAGGCGACCGTCCAAAAGGTGCACCTGACCTTTGTCCCGGCACATCACACGAGCCGTCGGGGAGCCTTTTCTTCGAGCCGAAATTCCACGCTTTGGGGCGGATGGATACTCGAATTTGATGAAAAAAAGCTCTGGTTTGCAGGCGATATCGCCATGGGAGACGGATCCTATTACAAGGCGATCGCCCAAAAATTTGCCCCGATTGACGTCGCCTTTTTACCGATTGGCAGTTACAAGCCTTCCCGCTATACCCGCGTGCATGTGAGTCCGCGGCAGGCCGCCCAGCTGCACCTGCTCGTCGGTTCCAAGAAGAGCCTTGCCATGCACTGGGGAACCTTCAGCATGGTGTACGAACGTTTAGAAGACCCGCCCAAGGACCTCGCACGAGCAAGAAAAGAATTGAACATTCCGGATTCGAGCTTCCTTGTGCCGCAGTTCGGGGAAATTGTTCCTCTGTTTCGCTGA
- a CDS encoding leucine-rich repeat domain-containing protein translates to MNILEVIAKAKAEKAKKLDLSDMHLRLLPQQLFELEDLEELVLDQNLLVELPDEIGRLQNLKSLSVSENDLMELPETVAELSKLENLYLGYNSLSEIPKALGKLTLLKKVNIARNQLLDIPESIGNWTKVEKLSLHDNMLAKIPESIGNMKGLEKLYLDNNELATLPASLGNLENLEVLMVSGNSLVSLPTALGNLKKLHELVLDENELDSIPEELAECDSLRSLSIANNPLSGSLPKALVTKQGLQIDS, encoded by the coding sequence ATGAACATTCTCGAAGTAATTGCAAAAGCGAAAGCCGAAAAGGCGAAGAAGTTGGACTTGTCAGACATGCACCTGCGTCTCCTCCCGCAGCAATTGTTCGAGCTCGAAGACTTGGAAGAACTCGTCCTCGACCAGAACTTGCTCGTAGAACTTCCCGATGAAATCGGACGTCTCCAGAACTTGAAGAGTCTCTCGGTCAGCGAAAACGACCTGATGGAACTCCCGGAAACCGTCGCCGAGCTGTCGAAACTCGAAAACCTCTATCTCGGCTACAACAGCCTTTCCGAAATTCCGAAGGCGCTCGGCAAGCTCACCCTCCTGAAGAAGGTGAACATAGCCCGTAACCAGCTCCTTGACATCCCGGAATCGATCGGCAACTGGACCAAAGTGGAAAAGCTTTCCCTGCACGACAACATGCTCGCGAAGATTCCGGAATCGATCGGCAACATGAAGGGCCTTGAAAAACTCTACCTCGACAACAACGAACTTGCGACTCTCCCGGCAAGCCTCGGCAACCTGGAAAACCTCGAAGTGCTGATGGTCTCCGGCAACAGCCTCGTTTCTCTTCCGACCGCCCTTGGCAACTTGAAAAAGCTGCACGAACTTGTGCTTGACGAAAACGAACTCGACTCCATTCCGGAAGAACTCGCCGAATGCGATTCCCTGAGATCGCTTTCCATTGCCAACAACCCGCTTTCCGGTTCCCTGCCGAAAGCCCTCGTTACAAAACAAGGTCTTCAGATCGATTCGTAA